In Methylococcus geothermalis, one genomic interval encodes:
- the mfd gene encoding transcription-repair coupling factor: protein MKPHVPPPSLSSLLKPVLPALHHRAVCWSGLHGCGDSLAIASAFEASPGLFLVVTADAQGALRIEQEVRTFLGTDIPILPFPDWEILPYDVFSPLPEITSQRLRTFFDLSRTQHGLLITPVSTLMHRVAPRTHTLANTFSIRAGSALNIDQTRQTLESVGYQCVSQVYQHGEFAIRGSILDLYPMGSEVPYRIELFDDEVETIRSFDTESQRSIEKVSGIELFPAREFPFDDAAIKRFRRNFRAEFPDAVSHSALYQDVSKGIAAGGIEYYIPLFVERMDTLFDYLPADTTLILHGDVEQAASAYYAEAVGRHDQRLHNVDRPPLPPARLFLEPPALASTLATFARIAIPPADAASGGIAAVAFDCTPPPPLSPDSKTQPPYEPLQRFIEGFAGKILLVAESAGHRETLAANLAKFRIRPRIVDGWREFLAADDPLCLTVAALDHGLVISQPPLAIVTEAQLSGDKAQQRRRRQRTHAKDIGQFLRNLEELEIGAPVVHREHGVGRYLGLQRIETGGVESEFLTLRYANDDKLYVPVSALGMVSRYAGADPEHAPLHRLGSEQWAKARRKALEQVRDVAAELLDIHAKRAAASRKSFATLTEEYLGFAAQFPFEETPDQETAIQDVIRDLAAARPMDRVICGDVGFGKTEVAMRAAFIAAQNGRQVAVLVPTTLLAQQHYKNFCDRFADWPMRIEVLSRFVSKKDQTQAIADIGDGKVDIIIGTHRLLQKDIRFKDLGLVIIDEEHRFGVAHKEHFKKLRSEVDCLALTATPIPRTLDMALTGLREISIIATPPPHRHVIRTFVTEWDDALVQEALHREIKRGGQVYFVHNKIETQPKLAERLEKLVPGVRIRIAHGQMPERELENIMLDFYHQRFNVLLCTTIVESGIDVPSANTILIDRADTFGLAQLHQLRGRVGRSHHRAYAYLLVPPKKAMTADAVKRLDAIEAAGELGAGFLLSSQDLEIRGAGELLGEDQSGQIQEIGFTLYTELLERAVNALKSGRQPELETDHLGGTEVDLQCAALIPEEYLPDVHTRLVLYKRIANARNDDELRELQIEMIDRFGLLPDATKHLFAISTLKNEAAKLGIAKIEAGASGGRLIFEAQPNIDPAAIILLIQKEAATYKLDGPDKLRFIAKLPTPAERIQFVEALLGRLAAK from the coding sequence ATGAAACCACACGTCCCTCCTCCCTCCCTGTCCTCGCTGTTGAAACCGGTGTTACCCGCCCTGCACCATCGGGCCGTCTGCTGGAGCGGTCTGCATGGCTGCGGCGATTCGCTCGCGATCGCTTCAGCCTTCGAGGCATCGCCGGGCTTGTTTCTGGTCGTTACCGCCGATGCGCAAGGCGCCTTGCGCATCGAACAGGAAGTGAGGACGTTTCTAGGCACGGACATACCGATACTTCCGTTCCCCGACTGGGAAATCCTACCGTACGACGTTTTTTCCCCTCTGCCGGAAATCACCTCGCAAAGGCTGCGGACATTCTTCGACTTATCCAGGACGCAGCACGGCCTGCTCATCACGCCGGTTTCCACCCTGATGCATCGCGTGGCCCCGCGGACCCACACCCTGGCCAATACGTTTTCCATACGCGCCGGCAGCGCCCTGAATATCGACCAGACCCGGCAGACCCTGGAAAGCGTCGGCTATCAGTGCGTATCGCAGGTATACCAGCACGGCGAGTTCGCGATCCGGGGTTCGATACTTGACCTTTACCCGATGGGAAGCGAGGTGCCTTACCGCATCGAACTGTTCGACGACGAGGTCGAAACGATCCGTTCCTTCGATACGGAAAGCCAGCGCTCGATCGAAAAAGTGTCAGGGATAGAACTTTTTCCCGCCCGTGAATTTCCTTTCGACGACGCGGCGATCAAACGGTTCCGGCGGAATTTCCGTGCCGAATTTCCCGACGCCGTGAGTCACAGCGCCTTGTACCAGGATGTCAGCAAGGGAATCGCCGCCGGCGGCATCGAATACTACATACCCCTGTTCGTGGAACGGATGGATACGCTGTTCGATTACCTGCCGGCCGATACGACCCTGATACTGCACGGCGACGTCGAGCAAGCCGCCTCGGCCTACTACGCCGAAGCCGTCGGCCGCCACGACCAGCGCCTCCACAATGTCGACCGGCCGCCGCTGCCCCCTGCCCGGCTGTTTCTGGAACCACCGGCGCTCGCATCCACCCTGGCGACCTTCGCTCGGATCGCCATCCCGCCGGCCGATGCCGCGTCCGGCGGCATCGCCGCCGTGGCGTTCGACTGCACCCCGCCCCCCCCCTTGAGTCCCGACAGCAAGACCCAGCCGCCCTACGAACCACTCCAGCGCTTCATCGAGGGATTCGCCGGGAAAATCCTCCTGGTGGCGGAATCCGCCGGCCATCGCGAAACCCTGGCCGCCAATCTCGCGAAATTCCGGATCCGGCCCAGGATCGTCGACGGTTGGCGGGAATTTCTCGCCGCCGACGACCCGCTGTGCCTGACGGTGGCCGCTCTGGATCATGGGCTGGTCATTTCCCAGCCGCCGCTGGCGATCGTGACCGAGGCCCAGCTTTCCGGCGACAAGGCCCAGCAGCGCCGGCGCCGGCAGCGCACGCACGCCAAAGATATCGGCCAATTCCTGCGCAACCTGGAGGAACTGGAAATCGGCGCGCCGGTGGTGCACCGCGAACACGGCGTCGGCCGCTATCTCGGCCTGCAGCGGATCGAAACCGGCGGCGTGGAATCGGAGTTCCTGACCCTGCGCTATGCCAACGACGACAAGCTCTACGTGCCGGTTTCGGCGCTGGGGATGGTCAGCCGCTACGCCGGCGCGGACCCGGAGCATGCGCCGCTGCACCGCCTGGGCAGCGAGCAATGGGCCAAGGCGCGCCGCAAGGCGCTGGAGCAAGTCCGTGACGTCGCCGCCGAATTGCTCGACATCCACGCCAAGCGGGCCGCGGCGAGCCGCAAGAGCTTCGCCACCCTGACCGAAGAATACCTAGGCTTTGCCGCCCAGTTCCCGTTCGAGGAAACGCCCGACCAGGAAACCGCGATCCAGGACGTCATCCGCGACCTCGCCGCCGCCCGTCCGATGGACCGGGTGATTTGCGGCGACGTCGGCTTCGGCAAGACCGAGGTCGCCATGCGGGCCGCCTTCATCGCCGCCCAGAACGGCCGCCAGGTCGCCGTGCTGGTGCCGACGACGCTGCTGGCCCAGCAGCACTACAAGAACTTCTGCGATCGCTTCGCCGACTGGCCGATGCGGATCGAAGTGCTGTCGCGCTTCGTCTCCAAGAAGGACCAGACCCAGGCCATCGCGGACATCGGCGATGGCAAGGTCGACATCATCATCGGCACCCACCGGTTGCTGCAGAAGGACATCCGCTTCAAGGATCTGGGGCTGGTCATCATCGACGAGGAGCACCGCTTCGGGGTCGCCCACAAGGAGCATTTCAAGAAACTGCGCAGCGAAGTGGACTGCCTGGCGCTGACGGCCACGCCCATTCCACGCACCCTGGACATGGCGCTGACCGGCCTGCGCGAGATTTCCATCATCGCCACCCCCCCGCCGCACCGCCACGTCATCCGCACCTTCGTCACCGAATGGGACGACGCCCTGGTGCAGGAGGCCCTCCACCGCGAGATCAAGCGCGGCGGCCAGGTTTATTTCGTGCACAACAAGATCGAGACCCAACCCAAGCTGGCGGAGCGGCTGGAGAAACTGGTGCCCGGCGTGCGCATCCGCATCGCCCACGGCCAGATGCCGGAGCGCGAGCTGGAAAACATCATGCTGGACTTCTACCACCAGCGCTTCAACGTGCTGCTTTGCACCACCATCGTGGAAAGCGGCATCGACGTGCCCAGCGCCAACACCATCCTGATCGACCGCGCCGACACCTTCGGCCTGGCTCAGCTCCACCAGCTGCGCGGACGGGTCGGACGCTCCCACCACCGCGCCTACGCCTATTTGCTGGTGCCGCCGAAAAAGGCCATGACCGCCGATGCGGTGAAGCGCCTGGATGCGATCGAGGCGGCGGGCGAACTCGGCGCCGGCTTCCTGCTATCCTCGCAGGACCTGGAGATACGCGGCGCCGGCGAACTGCTGGGCGAGGACCAGAGCGGCCAGATCCAGGAAATCGGCTTTACCTTATATACGGAGTTGCTGGAGCGCGCCGTCAACGCGCTGAAATCGGGCAGGCAGCCGGAGCTGGAGACCGATCATCTCGGCGGGACCGAGGTCGACCTGCAGTGCGCCGCCCTGATTCCGGAGGAATACCTGCCCGACGTGCACACCCGCCTGGTGCTGTACAAGCGCATCGCCAATGCCCGCAATGACGATGAGCTGCGCGAGCTGCAGATCGAGATGATCGACCGTTTCGGCCTGTTGCCGGACGCGACCAAGCACTTGTTCGCGATCAGCACGCTGAAGAACGAGGCCGCCAAGCTGGGCATCGCCAAGATCGAAGCGGGCGCCAGCGGCGGGCGGCTGATTTTCGAGGCCCAGCCCAACATCGACCCGGCCGCGATCATCCTGCTGATCCAGAAGGAGGCAGCCACCTACAAGCTGGACGGCCCGGACAAGCTGCGGTTCATCGCCAAGCTCCCCACCCCGGCGGAACGCATCCAGTTCGTGGAGGCCCTGCTGGGAAGACTGGCGGCCAAATGA
- a CDS encoding H-NS histone family protein: protein MLREVLSMSHDFSGYTVQELQSLIDAATKALKDKQESERREYLRQMNELASKAGVKFQIVEDVSKSAAAPSSRRGAKVPAKYQNPHNAAEKWSGRGVKPRWLQALLAQGHDIKEFEIKS, encoded by the coding sequence TTGCTCAGAGAGGTGTTGTCAATGTCACATGATTTTTCGGGTTATACGGTACAGGAATTACAGTCGCTGATCGATGCGGCGACTAAGGCGCTCAAGGACAAACAGGAATCGGAGCGGCGCGAATATCTTCGCCAGATGAATGAACTGGCCTCCAAGGCCGGCGTCAAGTTCCAGATCGTCGAAGACGTTTCGAAAAGTGCAGCCGCGCCGAGTTCCCGCCGGGGCGCCAAAGTGCCCGCAAAATACCAGAACCCGCATAATGCCGCGGAAAAGTGGAGCGGCCGCGGCGTGAAACCGCGTTGGCTGCAGGCTTTGCTCGCGCAAGGCCACGATATCAAGGAATTCGAGATCAAATCCTGA
- a CDS encoding carbon-nitrogen hydrolase, with protein sequence MKSTFKLALVQQACNGGRTQNLAESVEAIRSAKAQGADLVMLPELHLGPYFCQTEDCGCFDGAEAIPGPTTAELASVARALNIVVVASLFERRAPGLYHNTAVVLDSDGSLAGKYRKMHIPDDPGYYEKFYFTPGDLGFRPIDTSIGRLGVLVCWDQWYPEAARLMALAGADLLLYPTAIGWNPADDEAERARQLEAWVTVQRGHAVANGLTVAACNRIGSEPDPSGQTPGILFWGNSFAAGPQGEFICRGSSADAELLMVEVDRKRSEDVRRIWPFLRDRRIDSYEGLLRRYLD encoded by the coding sequence ATGAAATCCACCTTCAAGCTGGCGCTGGTACAGCAAGCCTGCAACGGTGGCCGGACACAGAATCTGGCCGAGTCCGTGGAAGCCATCCGCAGCGCCAAGGCTCAGGGCGCCGATCTGGTGATGCTGCCGGAACTGCACCTTGGCCCCTATTTCTGCCAGACCGAGGACTGCGGCTGCTTCGACGGCGCGGAAGCCATACCGGGCCCCACCACCGCCGAACTGGCGTCCGTGGCGCGGGCGCTGAATATCGTGGTCGTCGCCTCGCTGTTCGAGCGGCGGGCGCCCGGCCTCTATCACAACACAGCGGTGGTGCTGGACAGCGACGGCAGCCTGGCCGGCAAATACCGGAAGATGCACATACCGGACGACCCCGGCTACTACGAGAAATTTTATTTCACGCCGGGCGATCTCGGCTTTCGGCCAATCGACACCTCGATCGGACGGCTGGGAGTACTGGTCTGCTGGGATCAATGGTATCCGGAAGCCGCGCGTCTGATGGCGCTGGCCGGCGCAGACCTCTTGCTGTACCCCACCGCCATCGGCTGGAATCCCGCCGACGACGAGGCAGAGCGGGCGCGCCAGCTCGAAGCCTGGGTGACTGTGCAGCGGGGCCATGCCGTGGCCAACGGACTGACGGTGGCTGCCTGCAACCGCATCGGCAGCGAACCCGATCCCAGCGGCCAGACACCGGGCATCCTGTTCTGGGGCAACAGCTTTGCGGCGGGCCCTCAGGGCGAATTCATCTGTCGGGGAAGCTCGGCGGACGCGGAATTGTTGATGGTGGAAGTCGACCGCAAACGCTCCGAAGACGTCCGCCGCATCTGGCCCTTCCTGCGGGATCGCCGTATCGACAGTTATGAAGGATTATTGCGGCGCTATCTCGATTAA
- a CDS encoding agmatine deiminase family protein, giving the protein MTSLRFLPEWEKQSAVLIAWPPRNGDFAPWLDEVEQTYAAIAEAVSTRETLLVACQDQSHEQHIGEILANTAADPDRTVFIRIPYNDIWVRDTAPLSRQNDGRVELLDFRFNGWGGKYECADDAALAARLVASGIFGHTPRVAVDFVLEGGSIETDGLGTLLTTSHCLLNPNRNPDCSRTDIEARLAETLGADRILWLDHGKAEGDDTDAHVDTLARFCSEHTIAYTACDDESDPHYSPLKAMERQLQAMTQRDGRPYTLVPLPIPKPIRDEEGLRLPATYANFLIINGAVLVPVYADPADALALERLAPCFPDREIVPIRCTPLIRQYGSLHCMSMQFPEAAGVTRA; this is encoded by the coding sequence GTGACTTCCCTACGATTCCTTCCCGAATGGGAAAAACAGTCCGCCGTGCTGATCGCCTGGCCGCCCCGCAACGGCGATTTCGCCCCCTGGCTGGACGAAGTGGAACAAACCTATGCCGCCATCGCCGAGGCCGTCAGCACGCGCGAAACCCTCTTGGTCGCCTGCCAGGACCAGAGCCATGAACAGCATATCGGCGAAATCCTGGCAAATACCGCGGCGGACCCCGACCGGACCGTTTTCATCCGAATCCCGTACAACGACATCTGGGTGCGCGATACCGCCCCTTTGAGCCGTCAGAATGACGGTCGTGTGGAATTGCTGGATTTCCGCTTCAACGGCTGGGGTGGGAAATACGAATGCGCCGACGATGCGGCACTGGCTGCCCGCCTCGTTGCGAGCGGCATTTTTGGCCACACGCCGCGGGTCGCGGTAGATTTCGTGCTGGAAGGCGGCAGTATCGAGACCGATGGACTCGGCACCCTGCTCACGACCAGCCATTGCCTGCTCAACCCCAACCGCAATCCGGATTGCAGCCGCACCGACATCGAGGCCCGCCTGGCCGAGACGCTGGGGGCCGACCGGATACTGTGGCTGGATCACGGCAAGGCTGAAGGCGACGACACCGACGCCCACGTCGACACCCTGGCGAGGTTCTGCTCGGAACACACCATCGCCTATACCGCCTGCGACGACGAATCCGATCCGCACTATTCGCCGCTCAAGGCGATGGAGCGGCAACTCCAGGCCATGACGCAGCGTGACGGCCGGCCCTACACCCTGGTGCCGCTACCGATTCCGAAACCGATCCGCGACGAGGAGGGGCTGCGCCTGCCCGCCACCTACGCCAATTTCCTGATCATCAACGGCGCCGTCTTGGTCCCCGTCTACGCCGACCCGGCGGATGCGCTCGCCCTCGAACGCCTCGCGCCGTGTTTTCCGGATCGCGAAATCGTCCCGATCCGCTGCACGCCGCTCATCCGCCAATACGGCAGCCTGCACTGCATGAGCATGCAATTTCCCGAAGCCGCAGGAGTCACCCGGGCATGA
- the recN gene encoding DNA repair protein RecN, which translates to MLTRLSIRDLAVVSALDLDLRSGFTVLTGETGAGKSILLTALGLALGDRADSGLVRPGAERGEVSLCFDLDDASSARDWLLDNELAEADEDICLIRRTISADGRSRAFINGRPATLPNLQALGRHLVEIHGQHAHLNLLQAGEQRALLDRHAGSRELASELKRIFDRWKDVSDRIDQLQQDASRRNARQELLQYQVNELEQLDIPALDYRALSEEHELLANLGRVSEIGYAQLKLLYEDEHYSVNGLLAQSTHAVGELAQLSREFAETLELLESARIQVKEAAMALRHHLDALDPDPAKFAALERRLAEVHQLGRKHQVRPEELPAHLETLRTELRSLATGEERLEHLLAEQSDLLAAYDTAARALSQKRQQAAEALETDISRLIHELGMPHGRFAVAFETDAEALPAPHGRDRIEFLVSANPGLPPRPLSRVASGGELSRISLAIEVASIAQKTTPTLIYDEVDTGIGGGVAEMVGIKLRSLGVNRQVLCVTHLPQIAALGHQHLLVEKHATDGMTQSTVRALNMDERTAEVARMLGGLRITEQTLAHAREMLMLAH; encoded by the coding sequence ATGCTGACCCGCCTGAGCATACGGGATCTGGCGGTCGTGTCCGCCCTCGATCTGGATCTCCGGTCCGGCTTCACCGTGCTGACCGGCGAAACCGGCGCCGGCAAGTCGATCCTGCTCACGGCGCTGGGGCTTGCGCTCGGCGACCGGGCGGACTCGGGCCTGGTGCGGCCGGGCGCCGAGCGGGGCGAAGTCAGCCTGTGCTTCGATCTGGACGACGCATCGTCTGCCCGCGATTGGCTGCTCGATAATGAACTGGCCGAAGCCGACGAGGACATCTGCCTCATCCGCCGGACCATCAGCGCCGACGGACGTTCCCGCGCTTTCATCAACGGCCGCCCCGCGACCCTGCCGAACCTCCAGGCCTTGGGCCGGCACTTGGTGGAAATCCACGGCCAGCACGCCCATCTGAACCTGCTGCAGGCCGGCGAGCAGCGAGCCTTGCTGGACCGACATGCAGGTTCCCGTGAACTGGCCTCGGAACTGAAACGGATTTTCGATCGCTGGAAAGACGTTTCCGACCGGATCGACCAGCTACAGCAGGACGCCAGCCGCCGCAACGCCCGCCAGGAACTGCTCCAGTACCAGGTGAACGAACTGGAACAGCTCGACATCCCGGCCCTGGACTACCGCGCCCTGTCGGAAGAACACGAACTTCTGGCCAATCTCGGCCGGGTCTCGGAAATCGGCTACGCCCAGCTCAAGCTGCTCTACGAGGACGAACACTATTCCGTGAACGGGCTGCTGGCCCAGTCCACCCACGCGGTCGGCGAACTCGCCCAGCTCTCGCGGGAATTCGCCGAAACGCTGGAACTGCTGGAAAGCGCCCGCATTCAGGTCAAAGAAGCGGCGATGGCGTTGCGCCATCACCTGGACGCCCTCGATCCCGACCCGGCTAAGTTCGCGGCACTGGAACGACGGCTGGCGGAAGTTCACCAGCTCGGGCGCAAGCACCAGGTGCGCCCGGAAGAGCTGCCCGCCCACCTGGAAACGCTCCGGACCGAATTGCGTAGCCTTGCGACCGGCGAAGAACGGCTCGAGCACCTTCTTGCCGAACAAAGCGACCTGCTGGCCGCCTATGACACCGCCGCCCGCGCCCTGTCGCAAAAGCGGCAGCAAGCCGCGGAGGCGCTGGAGACCGACATCTCGCGGCTGATCCATGAACTCGGCATGCCGCACGGGCGCTTCGCCGTCGCGTTCGAGACCGATGCGGAGGCTTTGCCCGCGCCCCACGGGCGGGACAGGATCGAGTTCCTGGTCAGCGCCAATCCGGGTCTGCCGCCGCGGCCGCTGTCGCGGGTTGCCTCCGGCGGCGAGCTTTCCCGCATCAGCCTGGCGATCGAAGTCGCATCGATCGCGCAAAAGACGACGCCAACCCTGATTTACGACGAGGTCGATACGGGCATAGGCGGCGGCGTCGCCGAGATGGTGGGGATCAAGCTGCGCTCGCTCGGCGTCAACCGCCAGGTGCTGTGCGTGACCCACCTCCCCCAGATCGCCGCGCTGGGCCATCAGCATCTCCTGGTCGAAAAACATGCCACAGACGGCATGACCCAGTCCACGGTACGCGCGCTGAACATGGACGAACGCACTGCCGAGGTCGCCCGCATGCTCGGCGGCCTGCGCATCACGGAACAGACTTTGGCCCATGCACGGGAAATGCTGATGCTGGCGCACTGA
- a CDS encoding NAD(+) kinase, whose amino-acid sequence MLSQFRTIALIGKPDAPRIADTLGAIHAYLLTSGLDILVERGCATLFPHSAQICTMPELAQRADIAVVVGGDGTLLGAARSLYLHDVPLIGVNLGRLGFLVDISPNDAVGKLHEILTGSYRAEERYPLVAQLIRDREAIAQGAAVNEVVIHSGSATSMIEIETAIDGVFLNSQRSDGLIVSTPTGSTAYALSAGGPILYPALNAMVLAPINPHTLSNRPIVISGDSLVEIAFRPNKQFRAQVSCDNVPFPEVAADDSIAIRKAERPFRILHPMDYDFFEILRLKLNWSNR is encoded by the coding sequence ATGCTTTCGCAATTTCGCACCATCGCGCTCATCGGGAAGCCGGACGCCCCGCGGATAGCGGATACCCTCGGCGCCATCCATGCCTATCTCCTGACTTCCGGACTCGACATTCTGGTGGAGCGAGGCTGTGCCACGCTTTTCCCCCATTCCGCCCAGATCTGCACCATGCCCGAACTGGCCCAGCGGGCGGACATCGCCGTGGTGGTCGGCGGAGACGGCACATTGCTGGGAGCCGCGCGTAGCCTTTACCTGCACGACGTTCCCCTCATTGGCGTCAACCTGGGACGGCTGGGCTTTCTGGTGGATATTTCCCCTAACGACGCGGTCGGGAAGCTCCACGAAATATTGACCGGGTCGTACCGGGCCGAGGAGCGCTACCCTCTGGTGGCCCAACTGATCCGGGACCGTGAAGCCATCGCCCAGGGCGCCGCCGTCAACGAGGTGGTCATCCATAGCGGCAGCGCGACCAGCATGATAGAAATCGAAACCGCCATCGACGGCGTCTTCCTGAATTCGCAGCGCTCCGACGGACTGATCGTCTCCACACCCACCGGCTCGACCGCCTACGCGCTATCGGCCGGCGGGCCGATCCTGTATCCCGCGCTCAATGCGATGGTGCTGGCGCCGATCAATCCCCATACCCTGTCCAACCGCCCCATCGTCATCTCGGGGGACAGCCTGGTCGAGATCGCCTTCCGGCCGAACAAGCAGTTCCGGGCCCAGGTGAGCTGCGACAACGTCCCTTTCCCCGAAGTCGCGGCCGACGACAGCATCGCGATTCGCAAGGCGGAGCGGCCGTTCCGCATTCTTCATCCCATGGACTACGATTTTTTCGAGATCCTGCGGCTCAAGCTCAACTGGAGCAACCGTTAG
- the hrcA gene encoding heat-inducible transcriptional repressor HrcA: protein MASFPELSERAQHLLKALVERYIGEGQPVGSRVLAKDAGLSPATIRNVMADLEELGLITSPHTSAGRLPTVSGYRLFVDSLLIVKPLQQGIVDQLWLDLESQDNPRDLLETASKLLSELTHMACIISMPRRETLAFQHIEFLPLSDHRVLAILVTSDQEIHNKIIHTPHRFSAAELQAAANFFNAVCIGKDMASAREHLRSELQNERERLSEQLLQAGEIAEQALLEGARSKKPFLVRGETNLMDFVELADVERLRGLFEAFRQKESIVGLLDRCLASPGVKILIGEESGLRPLEPCSLVTASYSVDNRVLGVLGVIGPTRMKYERVIPLVDVTAKLVGAALNQRTRAPT, encoded by the coding sequence GTGGCAAGTTTTCCCGAATTGAGCGAGCGAGCCCAGCACCTGTTGAAGGCACTGGTGGAACGGTATATCGGCGAAGGCCAGCCGGTCGGTTCGCGCGTTCTCGCCAAGGATGCCGGTTTGAGCCCGGCGACCATACGCAACGTCATGGCCGATCTCGAGGAACTTGGCTTGATCACCTCGCCGCATACCTCGGCGGGCCGCCTGCCCACCGTGAGCGGCTACCGGCTGTTCGTCGACTCTTTGCTGATCGTGAAGCCCTTGCAGCAGGGCATCGTCGACCAGTTGTGGCTGGACCTCGAGAGCCAGGATAACCCGCGCGATCTGTTGGAAACCGCCTCCAAACTGCTGTCGGAGCTGACCCACATGGCCTGTATCATCTCCATGCCGAGGCGGGAAACCCTGGCGTTCCAGCACATCGAATTTCTGCCGCTGTCGGACCACCGGGTACTGGCCATCCTGGTGACGAGCGATCAGGAAATCCACAACAAGATCATTCACACGCCCCATCGTTTCAGCGCTGCGGAGTTGCAGGCCGCCGCCAATTTCTTCAATGCCGTCTGCATCGGCAAGGACATGGCTTCGGCGCGCGAACATCTGCGCTCCGAATTGCAGAACGAACGTGAGCGCCTGAGCGAGCAACTGTTGCAGGCGGGCGAGATCGCCGAGCAGGCCTTGCTGGAGGGCGCTCGCTCGAAGAAGCCGTTTCTGGTCAGGGGTGAAACCAACCTCATGGATTTCGTCGAGTTGGCCGATGTGGAGCGCCTGCGCGGCCTGTTCGAAGCGTTTCGTCAGAAGGAAAGCATCGTCGGGCTGCTCGATCGCTGCCTCGCCTCCCCCGGCGTGAAAATACTCATTGGCGAAGAGAGTGGCCTCCGGCCGCTGGAGCCCTGCAGCCTGGTGACGGCATCCTATTCGGTCGACAATCGCGTGCTGGGCGTGCTCGGCGTGATCGGGCCGACCCGGATGAAATACGAGCGGGTGATCCCTCTCGTGGACGTCACCGCGAAACTGGTGGGCGCAGCCTTGAATCAGCGGACACGGGCCCCAACTTAA
- the grpE gene encoding nucleotide exchange factor GrpE — protein MSEEELTNGPGTDAQPELLEVEAPPAEAPAAEPDRALLEAQQQASDNWERFVRAQAEMENLRRRMEKDLQNAHKYALEKFAKELLPVMDSLELGIAASSADTPDVAKLREGAELTLKQFQSVFEKFGILAIDPVGEKFNPERHQAMALEPAESVEPNTVLKVFQKGYLLNDRLLRPALVVVAQA, from the coding sequence ATGAGCGAAGAAGAATTGACCAACGGTCCCGGCACAGACGCCCAGCCGGAACTTCTGGAAGTGGAGGCGCCACCTGCCGAAGCGCCTGCCGCGGAGCCCGACCGGGCATTGCTTGAGGCACAGCAGCAGGCGAGTGACAACTGGGAGCGTTTCGTGCGGGCCCAGGCGGAAATGGAAAACCTGCGCCGGCGGATGGAAAAAGACCTCCAGAATGCGCACAAGTACGCCCTGGAAAAATTCGCCAAGGAGTTGTTGCCGGTGATGGACAGCCTGGAACTCGGCATCGCGGCCTCATCGGCCGATACCCCCGATGTCGCCAAGCTCCGGGAAGGAGCTGAGCTGACCTTGAAGCAGTTTCAGAGCGTGTTCGAGAAGTTCGGCATCTTGGCCATCGATCCGGTAGGCGAGAAATTCAATCCGGAACGGCACCAGGCCATGGCTTTGGAACCTGCCGAGTCGGTCGAGCCGAACACCGTGCTCAAGGTATTTCAGAAAGGCTATCTGTTGAACGACCGTCTGCTGCGCCCCGCGCTCGTGGTCGTAGCCCAGGCTTGA